The proteins below are encoded in one region of Campylobacter rectus:
- a CDS encoding primosomal protein N' gives MLYYRILPSGLNLKPLIYRSNFKIPNFTQVLVNIKNKKTLGYVLQSVVEPDFKTLEILEILPAVLTPIQISLLKFISHYYVVNLSVAAGLFTPLEIGAPLSPFFENLADKRALGDKNELNVNLNLNAKFDDSAEQNSTTEFDEISQSNLPQNLNNGGYRENSIRDISMPNFDFSADLFSISSGKTARKVLTKNLNLKDGAVYTVSNSDNLAYEKKFTEKSNLGDVSDFESKFGSLGNPLNACLNQADTNETSAEDLSLNDGVALSKANLNDDAACEPTLHTCARSFKSNPNQSPGSGILVAKEIRPKTLNLKSNPADPVQSEIFPKIPNLNSVQQEALNFTKSHKTSLIFGDTGSGKSEIYFSLIREYLLLGKQVLLLMPEISLTPQMTKRLKSYFGEKFGVWHSKITPKKRGEILQKFQSREINLIAGARSALFLPFSELGLIIIDEEHDDSYKSAQNPHYNARDLALFLAGKFDVKVVLGSATPSVVSFKKQPSFRLRGTFFKSEKRFIYDESETGLSDMVLGELGASFESGKQAVVFLPTRANFRYLACRECANTIKCPFCSVGMSFYKKRNLLKCQYCGFTMPVARECDKCGSEMIEAKKIGTDELTDALRSAFPAARIEKFDRDEITTQNKLEKTLAAFNAGEIDALVGTQMLSKGHDYHNVGLAVIMGVDELLNFPDFRARERTLALSMQVAGRAGRSGEGRVVVQSRQREFFENFIEDYDAFLAEEIAAREPLYPPFARLLRAVVADKSEQSAKQRLEACMAELDALRVSEPDLQIVGHGKCAIEILGGKFRFEILLRCIFYASLIKAARICATHGFDVDMDPINFS, from the coding sequence ATGCTCTACTACCGAATTTTGCCGAGCGGCTTAAATCTTAAGCCGCTCATCTATCGTTCAAATTTTAAAATCCCCAATTTTACTCAGGTCTTAGTCAATATAAAAAACAAAAAAACTCTCGGCTATGTTTTGCAAAGCGTCGTCGAACCCGACTTTAAAACGCTTGAAATTTTAGAAATTTTACCTGCCGTGCTCACTCCGATACAAATTTCGCTTTTAAAATTTATCTCACATTATTACGTCGTAAATTTATCCGTTGCCGCCGGGCTTTTTACTCCGCTGGAGATTGGCGCGCCGCTCTCGCCGTTTTTTGAGAATTTGGCGGATAAGCGAGCTCTTGGCGATAAAAATGAGCTAAATGTCAATTTAAATTTGAATGCAAAATTTGATGATAGCGCAGAGCAAAATTCGACTACGGAATTTGACGAAATTTCACAATCAAATTTACCCCAAAATTTAAACAACGGCGGTTATCGAGAAAATTCGATCCGTGATATCTCTATGCCAAATTTTGATTTCTCGGCCGATTTGTTTAGTATAAGCTCGGGCAAAACAGCAAGAAAAGTTTTGACAAAAAATCTAAATTTAAAAGATGGCGCCGTTTATACGGTCTCAAATTCGGATAATTTAGCCTACGAAAAAAAATTTACCGAAAAGTCAAATTTGGGCGATGTTTCTGATTTTGAATCAAAATTTGGCTCCTTAGGCAATCCTTTAAATGCTTGCTTGAATCAAGCGGATACAAATGAAACTTCGGCCGAAGATTTGAGTCTAAATGACGGCGTCGCTCTTTCAAAAGCAAATTTAAACGACGATGCGGCTTGCGAACCGACTTTGCATACTTGCGCCCGGTCGTTCAAATCAAATCCAAACCAAAGTCCGGGTTCGGGTATTTTAGTCGCAAAAGAAATCCGGCCAAAAACGCTAAATCTAAAATCAAACCCCGCCGACCCGGTCCAAAGCGAAATTTTTCCAAAAATCCCAAATTTAAACTCCGTCCAACAAGAAGCTCTAAATTTTACCAAAAGCCATAAAACGAGCCTGATTTTCGGCGACACCGGAAGCGGTAAAAGCGAGATTTATTTTTCGCTCATCCGCGAGTATTTGCTTTTGGGCAAACAGGTTTTGCTTTTGATGCCCGAAATCTCGCTCACGCCGCAGATGACGAAGCGACTAAAAAGCTATTTCGGTGAGAAATTCGGCGTCTGGCACTCTAAAATAACGCCAAAAAAGCGCGGCGAGATCCTGCAAAAATTTCAGAGTCGCGAGATAAACTTGATCGCCGGCGCGCGCTCGGCGCTGTTTTTGCCGTTTAGCGAGCTTGGGCTCATCATCATAGACGAGGAGCACGACGACAGCTACAAATCCGCGCAAAATCCGCACTACAACGCCCGCGACCTCGCACTGTTTTTAGCGGGCAAATTTGATGTCAAAGTCGTGCTAGGCTCGGCCACGCCAAGCGTCGTGAGCTTTAAAAAGCAGCCTAGTTTTAGACTAAGAGGCACGTTTTTTAAAAGCGAGAAAAGATTTATCTACGACGAGAGCGAGACTGGGCTGAGCGATATGGTCCTGGGCGAGCTTGGCGCGAGCTTTGAGAGCGGCAAACAGGCGGTCGTTTTTTTGCCGACGCGGGCAAATTTCCGCTACCTGGCGTGCCGCGAATGCGCAAACACGATAAAGTGCCCGTTTTGCAGCGTCGGGATGAGCTTTTACAAAAAGCGCAACCTGCTAAAGTGCCAGTATTGCGGATTTACGATGCCTGTGGCGCGCGAGTGCGACAAGTGCGGCAGCGAGATGATCGAGGCGAAAAAAATCGGCACGGACGAGCTGACGGACGCCCTGCGCTCGGCGTTTCCTGCGGCTAGGATCGAGAAATTCGACCGCGACGAGATCACGACGCAAAACAAGCTCGAAAAGACGCTTGCGGCTTTTAACGCAGGCGAGATAGACGCGCTTGTCGGCACGCAGATGCTAAGCAAAGGTCACGACTACCACAACGTAGGCCTCGCCGTCATCATGGGCGTCGATGAGCTGCTAAATTTCCCGGATTTTCGCGCGCGCGAACGGACATTGGCGCTATCTATGCAGGTGGCGGGCAGGGCAGGGCGCTCGGGCGAGGGGCGCGTGGTGGTGCAGAGCAGGCAGCGGGAATTTTTTGAGAATTTTATCGAGGATTACGACGCGTTTTTGGCAGAGGAGATCGCTGCGCGCGAGCCGCTATATCCACCGTTTGCGAGGCTCTTGCGAGCTGTCGTAGCGGACAAAAGTGAGCAATCGGCAAAGCAAAGGCTGGAGGCTTGCATGGCCGAGCTGGATGCTTTGCGCGTTTCCGAGCCCGATTTGCAAATCGTCGGACACGGCAAATGCGCGATAGAGATACTGGGCGGCAAATTTCGTTTTGAGATTTTGCTGCGTTGCATCTTCTACGCTTCGCTCATAAAGGCCGCTCGCATCTGCGCTACGCACGGCTTTGACGTCGATATGGATCCGATAAATTTCTCGTAA
- a CDS encoding YihY/virulence factor BrkB family protein: MTAQKFEKIRQTLKIWLTAMLKIKDKQLLHYASSLSFHTMLSIIPVLLISLSLFTQMPSFRVYYTKIKEFIFAQLLPSNQEAISNYIETFLQNSSSLGILGLGAIIFTSIMFFADYEYVINRIMHTSSRKFWNSLSAYWTLITLAPLGLGLSFYLSNLFQDMLNSSAYTKWINFLSIFPYLIIWAIFCVTYLISINRQIALKNALFSSFVASLIWYLGKNIFVFYAANNKTYLSIYGSFSVVLLFFVWIYVSWIIFLYGVKLCAYLEKAGDNEKNGEKNLDAAED; this comes from the coding sequence ATGACCGCGCAAAAATTTGAAAAGATAAGACAAACACTTAAAATTTGGCTCACGGCGATGCTAAAGATCAAGGACAAACAGCTGCTGCACTACGCTTCTAGTCTTAGCTTTCACACGATGCTCTCCATCATCCCCGTGCTGCTCATCTCGCTCTCGCTTTTTACGCAGATGCCCAGCTTTCGCGTCTATTACACCAAGATCAAGGAATTTATATTCGCCCAGCTGCTACCGTCAAACCAAGAGGCAATCTCAAACTACATCGAGACCTTTTTGCAAAACAGCTCTAGCCTTGGCATCCTCGGACTTGGCGCTATCATCTTTACTTCGATTATGTTTTTTGCCGATTACGAATACGTCATCAACCGCATCATGCACACGAGCAGCCGCAAATTTTGGAACTCGCTGAGTGCTTATTGGACGCTCATTACGCTGGCTCCCTTAGGGCTTGGGCTTAGCTTTTATCTCTCAAATTTATTTCAAGATATGCTAAACTCCAGCGCCTACACGAAGTGGATAAATTTTCTCAGCATATTCCCGTACCTCATCATTTGGGCGATATTTTGCGTGACGTATCTCATCTCGATAAATCGCCAAATCGCCCTAAAAAACGCGCTTTTTAGCTCGTTCGTCGCCTCGCTCATCTGGTATCTGGGCAAAAATATCTTCGTCTTTTACGCCGCAAACAACAAAACCTATCTTAGCATCTACGGTTCGTTTTCGGTGGTGTTGCTCTTTTTCGTGTGGATTTACGTGTCGTGGATCATATTTCTTTACGGCGTGAAGCTGTGTGCGTATCTGGAAAAAGCGGGCGATAACGAGAAAAACGGTGAGAAAAATTTGGACGCGGCAGAGGATTAG
- a CDS encoding DUF417 family protein: MQKFLQALAGSQKYFANYVSVAIFIVMAWIGGLKVVQYEADGIVPFVTNSPFFSYMYSKKEIVDNGKGKMVAEYNLHKNPEGLVVPKNIEWHKQNGTYTVSYLIGATICTIGTLVLLGIWFPKLGLIGGLLTFGMSIVTLSFLITTPETWVPNLGNPALGITESPNHGFPYLSGAGRLVIKDVIMSAAGLIVASNAARRILECCKSCTSK, from the coding sequence ATGCAAAAATTTTTACAAGCCCTAGCAGGCTCGCAAAAATATTTCGCAAACTACGTTAGCGTCGCGATTTTCATCGTGATGGCGTGGATAGGCGGACTCAAAGTCGTGCAATACGAGGCCGACGGCATCGTGCCGTTTGTAACCAACAGCCCGTTTTTTAGCTATATGTATAGCAAAAAAGAGATCGTAGATAACGGTAAGGGCAAAATGGTCGCCGAGTACAACCTGCACAAAAACCCCGAAGGCCTAGTCGTACCTAAAAATATCGAGTGGCATAAGCAAAACGGCACTTACACGGTTTCATACCTGATCGGCGCCACTATCTGCACTATCGGAACTCTCGTGCTGCTTGGCATCTGGTTTCCTAAACTAGGGCTTATCGGCGGGCTGCTGACATTTGGTATGTCTATCGTAACGCTTAGCTTTTTGATAACGACGCCCGAGACTTGGGTGCCAAATCTAGGCAATCCTGCGCTCGGTATCACCGAAAGTCCTAATCACGGCTTCCCGTATCTATCGGGCGCGGGACGACTCGTGATAAAAGATGTAATAATGTCTGCTGCGGGACTAATCGTAGCCTCAAATGCGGCACGCAGGATTTTAGAGTGCTGCAAAAGCTGCACGAGTAAATAA
- a CDS encoding prepilin-type N-terminal cleavage/methylation domain-containing protein, translating into MKRAFTMIELVFVIVVLGILASIAVPRLFATRDDAVVARARADIASIKSSIINRHNTDMLSGTFAYPNLDSSPTSEKLFDNVLQGGIKPKGADDKTGWSRSGNEYTFTVAGQSVKFTYSSTNGSFTCPRNDSLCRALTE; encoded by the coding sequence ATGAAACGAGCTTTTACGATGATAGAGTTGGTTTTTGTTATAGTGGTTTTAGGTATCTTGGCGAGTATCGCAGTGCCTAGACTCTTTGCTACTAGGGATGATGCGGTAGTCGCAAGAGCTAGGGCCGATATAGCTTCTATAAAAAGTAGTATAATAAATAGGCATAATACCGATATGTTATCGGGCACATTTGCGTATCCTAATCTTGACTCAAGTCCTACTAGCGAAAAGCTCTTTGATAATGTATTGCAAGGTGGGATTAAACCCAAAGGCGCAGACGATAAAACGGGCTGGTCTAGAAGTGGGAATGAATACACTTTTACTGTTGCTGGGCAAAGTGTAAAATTTACCTATAGTAGCACTAACGGCTCTTTTACCTGCCCTAGAAACGATAGCCTTTGTAGAGCTTTAACGGAGTAA
- a CDS encoding type II secretion system protein gives MNKNAFTTIELIFVIIILGLIAAFAIPRLALSRDDAHYVKIINSIKQIMSDMISYVTSKGELPGDSQSFTSVQNVAFNGNTMIDGKSYPNIIFNTDKCMLKFIFSKNTNDSIIIKLDPATLATDCIALDRNGALDNVKKTEYIISSKEIRH, from the coding sequence ATGAATAAAAATGCTTTCACTACGATAGAGCTTATTTTTGTTATCATTATACTTGGGCTCATAGCGGCCTTTGCCATACCGCGCCTTGCACTTAGTAGAGATGACGCACACTATGTAAAGATCATAAATAGCATAAAACAGATAATGTCCGATATGATTTCCTATGTTACATCCAAAGGTGAATTACCTGGCGATTCGCAAAGCTTTACAAGCGTACAAAATGTTGCTTTTAATGGTAATACTATGATAGACGGCAAAAGTTATCCTAATATCATTTTTAATACGGATAAATGCATGTTAAAATTTATATTTTCCAAAAATACAAATGATTCTATTATTATAAAGTTAGACCCTGCGACTTTAGCTACGGACTGTATTGCGCTAGATAGAAATGGAGCTCTTGATAATGTCAAAAAAACGGAGTATATAATATCATCAAAAGAAATTAGGCATTAG
- a CDS encoding ComEC/Rec2 family competence protein produces the protein MQKPQQKSIFENAREVYVFCLACALVFGLNLGFSYYKFREFKAQNGVILQAKILQNYEKTNVKGKIYRVLKLKTQDFSFYTTTRADFDAGANEQILIGAENKNVKFKEYLSGSFFMPSYGTIELRYADSRESVRDKIYGFISEQHESEKMTELFTALFLAAPVGKELRQDVNFYGVAHLIAISGYHLGLIFGALYFILRPIYRYFQARYFPYRNAKFDLSATIFAVLFCYLALIGFVPSFLRAFLMSLLALFLLARNVRIVSFELLFVVICAAVSLMPSLLFSIGFYFSCMGVFYIYLYLRHFGGRFSNLSNAILLNFWVFSAMILPVLYFFPLVSAQQLAVLPITPLFSLFYPLSALLHAFGAGGALDEYLLEFLSWRAKGVNLSVPFWLFLLYNALSLASVKSKILAAVIVPLNLLCFTALV, from the coding sequence TTGCAAAAGCCGCAGCAAAAATCCATCTTTGAAAATGCGCGCGAGGTTTATGTATTTTGCCTTGCGTGCGCGCTCGTTTTTGGGCTAAATTTGGGCTTTAGCTACTATAAATTTCGCGAATTTAAAGCCCAAAACGGCGTTATCTTACAAGCTAAAATTTTACAAAACTACGAAAAAACGAACGTAAAAGGCAAAATTTACCGCGTTTTAAAGCTAAAAACGCAGGATTTTAGCTTTTACACGACGACGCGGGCGGACTTTGACGCGGGAGCCAACGAGCAAATTTTAATCGGCGCCGAAAACAAAAACGTTAAATTTAAAGAGTACCTAAGCGGCTCGTTTTTTATGCCAAGCTACGGTACCATAGAGCTTCGCTACGCCGATAGCCGCGAGTCCGTGCGGGATAAAATTTACGGTTTTATCTCCGAGCAGCACGAAAGCGAGAAAATGACCGAGCTTTTTACCGCGCTGTTTCTGGCTGCGCCTGTGGGTAAGGAGCTGCGCCAAGACGTAAATTTCTACGGCGTAGCGCACCTCATCGCGATTTCCGGTTATCATTTGGGGCTGATTTTTGGGGCGTTATATTTTATTTTGCGCCCGATTTACCGCTATTTTCAGGCGCGCTATTTTCCGTATCGAAACGCCAAATTTGACCTCTCGGCCACGATCTTTGCGGTTTTGTTTTGTTATCTTGCCTTGATCGGCTTCGTGCCGTCCTTTTTGCGAGCGTTTTTGATGAGCTTGCTAGCGCTCTTTTTACTCGCTAGAAACGTGCGCATCGTTAGCTTTGAGCTGCTTTTCGTCGTGATTTGCGCCGCCGTATCGCTGATGCCGAGTCTGCTTTTTAGCATCGGATTTTATTTTTCGTGCATGGGCGTGTTTTATATATATCTGTATTTGCGGCACTTCGGCGGGCGATTTTCAAATTTAAGCAACGCTATCTTGCTAAATTTTTGGGTATTTTCGGCGATGATTTTGCCCGTGCTTTACTTTTTCCCGCTCGTTAGCGCCCAGCAGCTAGCCGTCTTGCCGATCACGCCGCTTTTTAGCTTGTTTTATCCGCTAAGTGCGCTTTTGCACGCGTTTGGCGCTGGCGGCGCGCTTGATGAATACCTGCTAGAATTTCTCTCATGGCGTGCAAAGGGCGTAAATTTGAGCGTGCCGTTTTGGCTGTTTTTACTCTATAATGCGCTGAGCCTAGCAAGCGTCAAAAGCAAAATTTTAGCCGCCGTTATCGTGCCGCTAAATTTACTTTGCTTTACCGCGCTTGTTTAA
- a CDS encoding replicative DNA helicase → MAKENIDMHNLYDLDMERAILASIIYSADNLSEIFDIISPFDFYLRAHGDVYDAMVKCLNENLPVETGFLKTKLGSKFDENVMSEIIGTNSILDVKKYANEIKEKSIKRSLVKIAHQIPSKVSEDKPSRDMVDELSQSFYSLVDGQSAGVVKDAAVIIADVIAHLEKQKLLEDKDIVGIDTGFRQLNEMTKGFKHGDLIIIAARPGMGKTTICLNLMNHVLMRGGGVVFFSLEMPAEQIMLRMLSAKTSIPLQNIMTAKMDDEEWSRLSDACDDMASRKLFVYDSGYVNIHQIRTQMRKLKSSHPEITLCVIDYIGLMMATSNYSDRHLQIAEISRGLKLLARELDMPIVALSQLNRSLESRANKRPMLSDLRESGAIEQDADMILFVYRDEVYREQEEKEAEKKAHAEGKEYVRKFVPNKIEEDAEIIVGKNRNGPVGTVEVIFQKEFTRFVDKSFGAAHVAEFNPNA, encoded by the coding sequence ATGGCAAAAGAAAACATCGATATGCACAATCTCTACGACCTGGATATGGAGCGCGCGATCCTCGCGTCCATCATCTATAGCGCGGATAATCTAAGCGAAATTTTCGATATCATAAGCCCGTTTGACTTTTACCTGCGCGCTCACGGCGACGTTTACGACGCGATGGTAAAGTGCCTAAACGAAAATTTGCCCGTCGAAACGGGGTTTTTAAAAACCAAGCTTGGAAGCAAATTTGATGAAAACGTGATGAGCGAGATCATCGGCACGAACTCGATCCTAGATGTGAAAAAATACGCCAATGAAATCAAAGAAAAATCAATCAAGCGAAGCCTCGTCAAAATCGCGCACCAGATACCTAGCAAAGTGAGCGAGGATAAGCCCAGCCGCGATATGGTGGATGAGCTGAGTCAGAGTTTTTATTCGCTAGTGGACGGGCAGAGCGCGGGCGTCGTAAAGGACGCTGCTGTCATCATCGCAGACGTCATCGCGCACTTAGAAAAGCAAAAACTGCTCGAAGATAAGGATATCGTGGGCATCGACACGGGCTTTCGCCAGCTAAACGAGATGACCAAGGGCTTTAAACACGGCGATCTCATCATCATCGCGGCGCGCCCGGGTATGGGAAAAACCACGATCTGCTTAAATTTGATGAACCACGTGCTGATGCGCGGCGGCGGCGTGGTATTTTTCTCGCTTGAGATGCCGGCCGAGCAGATCATGCTGCGTATGCTAAGCGCCAAAACTTCGATCCCGCTACAAAACATAATGACCGCCAAAATGGACGACGAGGAGTGGTCGCGCCTAAGCGACGCGTGCGACGATATGGCTAGCCGCAAGCTTTTCGTCTATGACAGCGGCTACGTAAATATCCACCAGATCCGCACGCAGATGCGTAAGCTCAAGTCCTCGCACCCGGAGATCACGCTGTGCGTCATCGACTATATCGGCCTGATGATGGCGACGTCAAATTACTCCGATCGCCACCTGCAGATCGCCGAAATCTCGCGCGGACTAAAGCTACTAGCGCGCGAGCTGGATATGCCTATCGTCGCGCTTAGTCAGCTAAACCGCAGCCTGGAGTCCCGCGCCAACAAGCGCCCGATGCTAAGCGACCTGCGCGAATCAGGTGCCATCGAGCAGGACGCCGATATGATACTTTTCGTCTACCGCGACGAGGTTTACCGCGAGCAGGAGGAGAAGGAGGCCGAGAAAAAGGCGCATGCCGAGGGCAAGGAGTACGTGCGTAAATTCGTCCCTAACAAGATCGAAGAAGACGCCGAAATCATCGTGGGCAAGAACCGAAACGGCCCGGTCGGCACGGTCGAAGTAATATTTCAGAAGGAATTTACGCGCTTTGTCGATAAGAGCTTTGGCGCCGCGCACGTGGCGGAGTTTAACCCAAACGCATAA
- a CDS encoding type II secretion system protein, producing MRKGFTMIELIFVIVILGILAAVAIPRLTATRDDAEVSKAATNLTTLISDVSSYYTSQAKFASNLSQMTNVQVTGNGLTGVTLNAAGNACLTLTLTDYAPANKKPANLRVQATGANNSICDKIHAMPAVKKILEGKFSWISDPATTPPTTTESNEGEIAISGLGVQY from the coding sequence ATGAGAAAAGGTTTTACAATGATTGAGTTGATCTTCGTGATCGTTATTTTAGGTATTTTGGCTGCTGTAGCTATCCCAAGACTAACTGCGACTCGTGATGATGCTGAGGTTTCAAAGGCTGCTACAAATCTTACTACTTTGATAAGTGATGTTAGCTCTTACTATACTTCACAAGCTAAATTTGCTAGTAACCTTTCACAGATGACAAATGTTCAAGTTACTGGTAACGGTTTAACTGGTGTTACTCTTAATGCTGCTGGAAATGCTTGCTTAACATTAACTCTCACTGATTATGCTCCTGCCAATAAAAAACCTGCTAATCTAAGAGTTCAAGCTACTGGAGCTAATAATTCCATATGCGATAAAATCCACGCTATGCCTGCTGTAAAGAAGATATTAGAAGGTAAATTTAGTTGGATATCTGATCCTGCTACTACTCCTCCAACTACAACTGAGAGTAATGAAGGTGAGATAGCAATAAGTGGTCTTGGTGTTCAATACTAA
- the ispG gene encoding flavodoxin-dependent (E)-4-hydroxy-3-methylbut-2-enyl-diphosphate synthase, translating to MQRYPTKQIKIRGVKIGGDAPISVQSMTFSKTKDVKGTLEQIQRLYFAGCDIVRCAVFDKEDAAALREVVRASPLPVVADIHFNHNYAVIVSEFVDAIRINPGNIGSKKNIKAVVDACKQRNLPIRIGVNSGSLEKQFEDRYGRTVEAMVASALYNINLLEDFDFTDIKISLKSSDVERTMAAYRALRPLVAYPFHLGVTEAGTSFHATIKSAIALGGLLLEGIGDTMRVSITGELEEEIKVAKAILKDSGRQKEGLNIISCPTCGRLQADLMAAVKLVEEKTKHIKEPLNVSVMGCVVNAIGEAKGADVAIAFGKGNGMIMRKGEVVARLPESELVDRFLLEIDDEIKSRA from the coding sequence TTGCAAAGATACCCCACAAAGCAGATCAAAATCAGAGGCGTAAAAATAGGCGGAGACGCGCCCATATCGGTGCAGTCGATGACGTTTAGCAAAACAAAAGACGTAAAAGGCACGCTAGAGCAGATACAGAGGCTTTATTTTGCGGGCTGCGATATCGTGCGCTGCGCCGTGTTTGACAAAGAGGACGCCGCTGCGCTGCGCGAGGTCGTGAGAGCTAGCCCGCTACCCGTCGTCGCCGATATCCACTTCAACCACAACTACGCCGTGATCGTTAGCGAGTTCGTCGATGCTATCCGCATAAATCCGGGCAATATCGGCTCGAAAAAGAACATCAAAGCCGTCGTGGACGCGTGCAAGCAGCGAAATCTGCCTATCCGTATCGGCGTAAACTCAGGCTCGCTAGAAAAGCAGTTTGAGGACAGATACGGCCGCACGGTCGAAGCGATGGTCGCAAGCGCGCTTTATAATATAAATTTGCTCGAGGATTTTGATTTTACCGATATCAAAATCTCGCTAAAATCAAGCGATGTCGAGCGTACGATGGCCGCTTACCGCGCGCTTCGGCCGCTCGTGGCGTATCCGTTTCATCTGGGCGTGACGGAGGCAGGCACTAGCTTTCACGCGACGATAAAGTCCGCGATCGCGCTGGGCGGACTGCTGTTAGAGGGTATCGGCGATACGATGCGAGTTAGCATCACGGGCGAGTTAGAAGAAGAGATCAAGGTCGCAAAAGCGATCCTAAAAGACAGCGGCCGCCAAAAAGAGGGGTTAAATATCATCTCGTGCCCGACCTGCGGGCGTTTGCAGGCTGATCTGATGGCTGCGGTGAAGCTCGTCGAGGAAAAGACCAAACACATCAAAGAGCCGCTAAACGTCTCGGTGATGGGCTGCGTCGTAAACGCGATCGGCGAAGCTAAGGGCGCGGACGTGGCGATAGCGTTTGGCAAAGGAAACGGTATGATAATGCGCAAAGGCGAGGTGGTCGCAAGGCTGCCCGAGAGCGAGCTGGTAGATAGATTTTTACTAGAGATCGACGACGAGATAAAGTCGCGGGCGTAA
- a CDS encoding DUF4272 domain-containing protein → MGVFDFFKKGAGIAQKRSANAAKIGKTAQERKDISIEILKSQGVPFTLHLPLRYETDEITPREKDEVIARAICSYAAIMCACSIRDEDKLADEDKQGARDFLDNRYGCIDKLTRMERRVTQGEASRDEAINMGWKYESLWALMWAMELVEELSFPSEICDCGFVMDTFSGGDFSARVKLRDTDEILQALDLIYRYHWACVNARVHGSDCAGLDEEVVMERRGGLEWLCCKGAENDNLTDEYNAWDYPDLNT, encoded by the coding sequence GTGGGTGTTTTTGATTTTTTTAAAAAAGGGGCCGGTATCGCGCAAAAAAGGAGCGCAAACGCCGCAAAGATCGGCAAGACCGCGCAGGAACGCAAGGATATAAGCATCGAAATTTTAAAATCGCAGGGCGTGCCGTTTACCCTCCATCTGCCGCTGCGGTACGAGACGGACGAAATCACCCCGCGCGAAAAGGACGAGGTTATCGCTCGCGCGATCTGCTCGTACGCGGCGATAATGTGCGCTTGCTCTATCAGAGACGAGGACAAGCTCGCAGACGAGGATAAGCAGGGCGCGCGGGACTTTCTAGATAACCGCTACGGTTGCATAGACAAGCTCACGCGCATGGAGCGCCGCGTCACGCAGGGCGAGGCGAGCCGCGACGAGGCCATAAATATGGGCTGGAAATACGAGTCGCTGTGGGCGCTGATGTGGGCGATGGAGCTCGTGGAGGAGCTTAGCTTTCCGAGCGAGATCTGCGACTGCGGATTTGTGATGGACACCTTTAGCGGCGGCGATTTTTCGGCGCGCGTGAAGCTGCGCGATACGGATGAAATTTTGCAGGCGCTCGATCTCATCTACCGCTACCACTGGGCGTGCGTCAATGCCCGCGTGCACGGCTCAGACTGCGCGGGGCTCGACGAAGAGGTCGTGATGGAGAGGCGCGGCGGGCTGGAGTGGCTGTGCTGCAAGGGGGCGGAGAACGATAATCTGACGGATGAATATAATGCGTGGGATTATCCGGATTTGAACACTTAG